A region of the Pseudobacteriovorax antillogorgiicola genome:
ACTCACAATATTCCTAATAAGGCGTCTCATGAGTAAAGTTTTATATCTAGGTATCGCTACTAGTCTATGTGTTTTATCCTGCAAAAGTGAAGAAAAAACGACTAATGAAGCCCAGCCTCAAGCGGCGAGTTCGGATACCTCCTACGGGGAAGCGCTCAATGAAATGAAGGCAGCGTGTCGAACAAGCCCAACCTTTAGTCATGATGGAGCCCGAAACGGCAGCCTGATTCCCAACTACACGGGCTTTAATGCAAACTCACCGTTTAACGTTACACTTACAATTCGGGTGACCTGTAACCCTAGCCTCAGTTCAGAGCAAATCACAGAGCGAGTTGGTGCGGAATACGTGGATATCATTTATCAAGCGCTGTCCGATTGGGCCTTGGAATATAATTGGTTTTCGGACAGATCCATTACCGCAGAGTTTGACGAGAACCTTGCCGAACTAGCTAGTTCAAGTGCAACCGATGATATGAGTTGGACCATGGTCTTCAACACCAAAGGAGGAGGGGACATCGACGTGAAGCTGGGCAGTTCTGATAATCTGGAGGTTGACGATTTCAAGATTATTGCGACAACCTATACCGATGAGGCCATCACTTCGGGAGAGAATATTTTCAATAATCGAGCCAACGATGAGGGAACCTGTATCTCCTGCCATAGTGATGGTAATACAGCCCCTGTCCTCAATGGTGAATATATTAAGATTTGTTCCGATGATGAGACAGTTGGTGTCATTCTCAATGGTGCTTACAGTGGATCAGGGCAATGCAGTGGTGATGACCTGCCCGAAGTTGACCCACATGCTTTTGCCAGCATGATCACCGATGCCGAAGCTCGATCGATTATTGCTTGGATGAGGACTCAATAAGACAAGATCTACCCTGAATAGCAGCAACGGAAAAAGGAAGGCCTCCAGTTTAGAGACCTTCCTTTTAATTTTTAATTAGTACTAAGTAACAGATCAGCCCTACTATTCAGGGCAGATCTTAGGAGAATGCTGAGAATTACCTACCCCATTGACGGCAAGTATAGAAAAACAGTATGCACTTGGATCGACAACTGTGGTTCCTAAAGCCTCTTTGATCTGAGCATCGGTCACTGAGAGGGAATACTGGTTGCC
Encoded here:
- a CDS encoding c-type cytochrome, with the protein product MSKVLYLGIATSLCVLSCKSEEKTTNEAQPQAASSDTSYGEALNEMKAACRTSPTFSHDGARNGSLIPNYTGFNANSPFNVTLTIRVTCNPSLSSEQITERVGAEYVDIIYQALSDWALEYNWFSDRSITAEFDENLAELASSSATDDMSWTMVFNTKGGGDIDVKLGSSDNLEVDDFKIIATTYTDEAITSGENIFNNRANDEGTCISCHSDGNTAPVLNGEYIKICSDDETVGVILNGAYSGSGQCSGDDLPEVDPHAFASMITDAEARSIIAWMRTQ